The genome window TCCACTCGGCGCGCGCTCCTTTTATATGGGAAGGCGGGGATCCGAAGATTATTTCGACATGTTGCGCGCCCTGACGGGCGTCTGAAGCACGGCGGGGCGCCGGGCGCCCCGCCGCTATAACGTTCATTACAGGGTAAGCTTTGCGCCCGCGTGCACCGCGCTTCCCTTTAACACTATACCGTCCTCCTGTTTGGACCTGGTATAAAGATACTCACCGAAGATGCTTACCAGCGGGAAGACCTTGAATGCCACGCCTGGCCCGCCGTAGTAGCTCTTAAAGTATTCGCTTTTTGTGGAGCTTCCGCTCGAATCATCAATCTCAAGCCATTCCTTTACCGCGATACCGACGCGGACATACGGATGAACGATGATGGGAAGCTCGAGCTGAAGGAAAACATCGACTCCGAGCATGCTGCGTGTGGCCTCGTATTCCTTGTTCGCCAGATCGTAACTGAGGTAGGTCTTCTGATAGAAGGGTCCTATGCCGAAGCTCAGCATGAGAGGCAGGCCGGTAGTGTAATGCCCGAAAACGCCGAACCCGGGCCCCGAGGTTTTCATACTTTCCGTGTCTGTTTCAATCTTTCCGGCGAATGAATATCCGCCATAAACGCCGACATCGAGGAGCGCGTAACCGGACGCGGGAAGCAGAAGCATCACGGCACATACGAGTAGAACCGCTTTCGTGAGTTTCATATTAAACTCTCCATTTGATGGTCTTTACGCGGAAGATATCGATTCCCGTTGCAATCGTCAATTCTAATTTAATCCGTCAGTATATGGCCATTCTCAATATCTTAAATGTCGAATATCTGTTGTGGTCCCCAACACAATCACTGTCTGTCTCATTGGGTCGAGGTTCCACGATAATTACAATTGTTTTGTATTTCAATGGTAGAAATTCCGGCTATGTTTTCAAGTGCAAAATGACTGGACAAATATTAGTATGGATGATAAATACACCCACTTTGGCGGGCCGATACCCGCAAAAGCCGGCGTTCCGGAGGGCAAGGTGCGAAAATTTCTCGTCGTGCTCTATCAACCGTATAAATGGCTTGTTTATATTCCTTTTCTGGTACTTTCCACACTGGTTTTTGGGGCGATCGCCGTCATACTGTCAACACTGGTGAACCAGAGAATAGGCAGTTATATCGGTGGGGCCGTCTGGTCGCGTCTCAACGGATATATGACCCCCATTTCCGTGAAGGTTATCGGTAAAGAGAACATCGACAAAAGACAGTCCTACGTCATCGTACCAAACCACCAGAGCCATTTTGATATTTTTGTTTTGTACGGCTGGCTTGGAATCGATTTCAAATGGGTTCTTAAACAGGAGCTTCGCAAGGTTCCCGGCCTCGGAATCGGCTGCGAGAAGGTGGGCCATATTTTCATCGACAGGTCCAACCACGAGAAAGCGATCGCCTCGATAAACGCGGCCAGGAAGAAGATCGTCGACGGAACATCGGTCATATTCTTTCCCGAAGGCACGCGGCAGACCTCCGGGAAGCTGGGCGATTTTAAGAAGGGCGCATTTAAATTCGCGATCGATATGGGACTGCCGCTTCTTCCCGTTACGATTATTAATACAAGAAACATACTGCCCGCGCATACCATGAACCTGCTTCCCGGCAAAGCCATCATGGTGGTCCATCCGAAAATCGACACCACCGGCCACAACGACGCTAACATTGAGGAGCTGATGCAAAAGGTCAGGAGCGCCCTACAGTCCGGACTCGACGCTCACCAATGAGCCAAAACCAGTACGATCCGACAGCACCGCGAAGCGACGTCTACACCCGTCTTCGTGAGGCGATCGACCGCATGCCTATCGGCTTTCCCCCGGCCCGGTCGGGAGTCGAGATCAGCCTGCTCAGGCGCCTGTTTACCCCGCTTCAGGCATCTATCGCCCTCCACCTCGGCATGCTTCCCGAACCTGTGGCGCGGATACACCGCCGCGCCGGGAGGGACATTCCCATTTCGATGCGGTCGCTGGAAGAGCACCTGTATGAAATGTTTCGCAAAGGCGCCATCTCCATGGACGCCAGCGGAGGGCCCGGTAAACGCAGATACAGCCTCAGCCAGCTGGCGATCGGAATGTTCGAATTCCAGGTCGACCGTATAAGCGCGGATTTCGCACGGGATTTCGAAGCGTATATCGAAAATGATTTTCATGATGCATTTTTTCACAGCGACACACCGCAAATGCGTACCATTCCGGTCGCCAGGGCGATCGAGTCGCGCCTGAATGTCGCCCCCTATAACGATGTCAGGAAAATCGTAGCGGGCGCCGGGGAGCCCGTCGTTGTCCAGAACTGCGTCTGCCGCCAGTCCAACGATGTCC of Spirochaetota bacterium contains these proteins:
- a CDS encoding outer membrane beta-barrel protein, whose product is MKLTKAVLLVCAVMLLLPASGYALLDVGVYGGYSFAGKIETDTESMKTSGPGFGVFGHYTTGLPLMLSFGIGPFYQKTYLSYDLANKEYEATRSMLGVDVFLQLELPIIVHPYVRVGIAVKEWLEIDDSSGSSTKSEYFKSYYGGPGVAFKVFPLVSIFGEYLYTRSKQEDGIVLKGSAVHAGAKLTL
- a CDS encoding lysophospholipid acyltransferase family protein produces the protein MDDKYTHFGGPIPAKAGVPEGKVRKFLVVLYQPYKWLVYIPFLVLSTLVFGAIAVILSTLVNQRIGSYIGGAVWSRLNGYMTPISVKVIGKENIDKRQSYVIVPNHQSHFDIFVLYGWLGIDFKWVLKQELRKVPGLGIGCEKVGHIFIDRSNHEKAIASINAARKKIVDGTSVIFFPEGTRQTSGKLGDFKKGAFKFAIDMGLPLLPVTIINTRNILPAHTMNLLPGKAIMVVHPKIDTTGHNDANIEELMQKVRSALQSGLDAHQ
- a CDS encoding 4Fe-4S binding protein, with amino-acid sequence MSQNQYDPTAPRSDVYTRLREAIDRMPIGFPPARSGVEISLLRRLFTPLQASIALHLGMLPEPVARIHRRAGRDIPISMRSLEEHLYEMFRKGAISMDASGGPGKRRYSLSQLAIGMFEFQVDRISADFARDFEAYIENDFHDAFFHSDTPQMRTIPVARAIESRLNVAPYNDVRKIVAGAGEPVVVQNCVCRQSNDVLGKPCSHSEIRETCFVFGESGRTVLERGSGRRIEKQEALRLLDRAEEAGFILQPQNSRSPEFICCCCGDCCHVLRALKKLPRPAEHFHSPCVVVVDIEGCRGCGKCVKRCGMEAIRMDGKLAVIDAGRCLGCGACLSVCPHSALELIVKKKLKPVPFTQTTLYVRILRERFGVSGLLRLAARLASGRKP